A genomic window from Quercus lobata isolate SW786 chromosome 10, ValleyOak3.0 Primary Assembly, whole genome shotgun sequence includes:
- the LOC115962502 gene encoding beta-glucosidase 44-like, with protein MRRGAIPMRLLLVISVVVVVGVIQFQCASAESVSLETGGLSRDKFPKGFVFGTATSAYQVEGMAHKDGRGPSIWDEFVKIPGVVANNATGEVSVDQYHHYKEDIEIMEKLNFDAYRFSISWSRIFPDGTGKVNQKGVAYYNRLINYMLKKGITPYANLYHYDLPLALEKKYLGLLSDQVVKDFADYADFCFKTFGDRVKNWMTFNEPRVVAALGYDNGIFAPGRCSKAFGNCTAGNSATEPYIVAHHLILAHAAAVQRYREKYQEKQKGRIGILLDFVWYEPFTRSKADNYAAQRARDFHVGWFIHPIVYGEYPRTMQDIVGDRLPKFTKEEVKMVKGSMDFVGINQYTAFYMYDPHQPKSKDLGYQQEWNVGFAYEKNGVPIGPRANSNWLYIVPWGLYKAITYIKERYGNPTVILSENGMDDPGNVTISKGLHDTTRINYYRAYLTQLKKAVDEGANVIGYFAWSLLDNFEWRSGYTSRFGIVYIDYTNLKRYPKMSAYWFQRLLQRNKH; from the exons ATGAGAAGAGGAGCAATACCAATGCGGTTGTTGTTGGTTATtagtgttgttgttgttgttggtgttaTCCAATTCCAATGTGCAAGTGCAGAGAGTGTGAGTTTGGAGACTGGTGGGCTGAGCAGAGACAAGTTTCCGAAGGGCTTTGTGTTCGGAACGGCGACGTCTGCATATCAAGTGGAAGGCATGGCCCACAAGGATGGTCGTGGGCCCAGCATTTGGGATGAATTCGTTAAAATTCCCG GGGTTGTTGCAAACAATGCTACTGGAGAAGTTTCTGTGGACCAGTATCACCACTACAAA GAAGATATTGAAATAATGGAAAAGCTCAACTTTGATGCATACCGGTTCTCAATTTCATGGTCCAGAATTTTCCCAG ATGGAACCGGGAAAGTGAATCAGAAGGGTGTGGCATACTACAATAGGTTGATCAACTACATGCTCAAAAAAG GCATTACTCCATATGCAAACCTATACCATTATGATCTTCCCCTAGCACTTGAGAAGAAGTACCTGGGATTATTAAGTGACCAAGTGGT GAAAGACTTTGCCGATTATGCAGACTTCTGTTTCAAGACATTTGGAGACAGAGTGAAGAATTGGATGACATTTAATGAACCTAGGGTAGTGGCTGCTCTTGGTTATGATAATGGGATCTTTGCTCCTGGAAGGTGCTCCAAGGCATTTGGAAATTGTACAGCTGGAAATTCTGCAACTGAGCCATATATTGTTGCCCATCATTTGATTTTAGCTCATGCAGCTGCAGTGCAAAGATATCGTGAAAAGTATCAA gaaaaacaaaaaggaaggaTTGGAATTCTCTTGGATTTTGTTTGGTATGAACCTTTTACAAGATCAAAAGCTGATAACTATGCAGCTCAAAGAGCAAGAGACTTCCATGTTGGATG GTTTATTCATCCCATCGTATATGGTGAGTATCCAAGAACAATGCAAGATATTGTTGGGGATAGACTACCCAAGTTCACAAAAGAGGAGGTTAAGATGGTGAAAGGTTCAATGGATTTTGTGGGCATCAATCAATATACTGCTTTCTATATGTATGATCCAcatcaaccaaaatcaaaagattTGGGCTACCAGCAGGAATGGAATGTTGGATTTGCTT ATGAAAAGAATGGAGTGCCTATTGGTCCAAGG GCAAATTCTAATTGGCTCTACATTGTACCATGGGGTTTATACAAAGCCATAACATATATAAAAGAACGCTATGGAAACCCTACTGTGATTTTATCTGAAAATG GCATGGATGACCCTGGAAATGTCACAATTTCTAAGGGATTGCACGACACTACGAGAATCAACTACTATAGAGCCTATTTGACTCAATTGAAGAAGGCAGTTGATGAAGGAGCAAATGTTATTGGTTACTTTGCATGGTCATTGCTTGACAACTTTGAATGGAGATCAGGTTACACTTCAAGGTTTGGAATTGTCTATATTGATTACACCAACCTCAAGAGGTATCCAAAGATGTCTGCCTATTGGTTCCAGCGTCTACTTCAGAGAAACAAGCATTAA
- the LOC115962501 gene encoding exonuclease 1, producing the protein MGIKDLLRFMKPHIEPIHIKKYAGKRVGIDAYSWLHKGAYSCSMELCLNSDNNKKMRYIEYFMHRINLLRHHKITPVVVFDGGNIPCKAATEDDRHRKRKANHDLAMVKLKEGNVSAAIELFQRAVSINPSMAHQVIQVLRSENIEYVVAPYEADAQLAYLCSLEPEKGGIVAVITEDSDLVAYGCQAIVFKMDRFGNGEEIVLNNVFDSVARKPSFRNLDMELFTGMCVIAGCDFLPSVPGIGIGKAYALVSKYRNLDRVLSVLKLEKGNLMPEDYLKSFREAVAVFQHAQIYDVDTKKLKHMKPLPEKLLQFLNGELEFLGPEMPPSVATAIAEGNLDPISMEAFDHFVSSGCHPDPIVIQASCQLSRPEAAVVSTQESCFTVFSSHKTREHNIAEKQMLVSNEGKYLKEAAALEKLVMPLEIHKTVDSSMVQNRNLMKVPDNNPFKKMKCDEIQLDQVESMTEQVSVAIDVENFDILCVTPYSSTPLEVLDKSSRKRRLSDICSDQTAEQVSGITEVEDADILCINLESQESVNSKPIKATDGKRRGKTEKSKKSNCKSSENKKSSILNFFSRV; encoded by the exons ATGGGTATCAAAGATCTGCTCAGATTCATGAAGCCCCACATTGAACCCATTCACATCAAAAAATACGCCGGCAAGCGT gtGGGTATTGACGCGTATTCATGGCTTCACAAAGGAG CTTATTCATGTAGCATGGAGCTTTGTCTGAATTCAGACAACAATAAGAAAATGCGGTACATAGAATACTTTATGCACCGAATTAATCTGCTTCGACACCATAAGATAACGCCCGTTGTCGTTTTCGATGGCGGAAATATTCCGTGTAAGGCCGCCACCGAGGATGATCGGCATAG AAAAAGGAAAGCTAATCATGATTTAGCAATGGTAAAGCTTAAAGAAGGGAATGTTAGTGCTGCCATTGAGCTCTTCCAG AGGGCAGTGAGTATCAATCCATCCATGGCACATCAAGTGATACAG GTTCTTAGATCAGAAAACATTGAATATGTGGTAGCTCCATATGAGGCTGATGCTCAGTTAGCATATCTGTGCAGCCTTGAACCAGAAAAGGGTGGAATTGTAGCAGTGATTACAGAAGACAGTGATCTAGTGGCATATGGTTGCCAAGCT ATTGTGTTTAAGATGGACCGATTCGGGAATGGTGAAGAGATAGTGCTTAACAATGTTTTTGATTCAGTGGCTCGTAAACCTTCCTTTCGAAACTTAGATATGGAATTGTTCACAG GTATGTGTGTTATAGCCGGCTGTGATTTCCTTCCATCTGTTCCTGGAATTGGGATTGGAAAAGCTTATGCCTTGGTTTCCAAGTACCGGAACTTAGACCGT GTTCTATCAGTTTTGAAGCTTGAGAAGGGCAATCTTATGCCTGAAGATTACTTAAAATCTTTCAGAGAAGCAGTTGCAGTTTTCCAGCATGCCCAAAT ATATGATGTTGACACTAAAAAGCTCAAACATATGAAACCGCTTCCAGAAAAGCTTCTACAGTTTCTGAATGGAGAGCTTGAATTCTTGGGACC AGAAATGCCTCCATCAGTTGCTACTGCCATTGCTGAAGGAAATTTAGACCCTATAAGCATGGAGGCGTTTGATCATTTCGTAAGTTCTGGATGTCATCCAGATCCAATTGTGATCCAAGCCTCTTGTCAACTTTCAAGACCCGAAGCTGCTGTGGTATCTACACAAGAGAGCTGCTTCACAGTCTTTTCCTCCCATAAAACCAGAGAACATAATATTGCAG AGAAGCAAATGTTAGTTTCAAATGAAGGTAAATATTTGAAGGAAGCTGCAGCACTAGAGAAACTAGTTATGCCATTGGAAATTCATAAAACGGTAGATAGTTCAATGGTTCAGAACAGAAATCTAATGAAGGTCCCTGACAACAATCCATTCAAGAAAATGAAGTGTGATGAAATCCAGTTGGATCAAGTAGAGAGCATGACTGAACAAGTTTCAGTTGCAATtgatgttgaaaattttgacatcttgTGTGTTACTCCATATAGCAGTACTCCATTAGAGGTTCTTGACAAATCTTCCAGGAAAAGAAGGCTCAGTGATATATGCTCAGATCAGACAGCTGAACAAGTTTCAGGGATAACTGAGGTAGAAGACGCAGACATCCTGTGCATAAATTTGGAATCCCAAGAGAGTGTAAATTCTAAGCCTATAAAGGCCACTGATggaaaaaggagagggaaaaCTGAGAAGTCAAAGAAAAGTAATTGCAAGAGCTCTGAGAATAAAAAGAGCAGTATCTTGAATTTCTTCTCTCGTGtttaa